Proteins co-encoded in one Flavivirga eckloniae genomic window:
- a CDS encoding gliding motility-associated C-terminal domain-containing protein yields the protein MKLALVFRNVLKNAFYVLMLCCTSLSVFAQCPDIPVSPQTVCDASGLTVNDLNVYATNIVNGIAWYDVPTGGTPLSANQLVLDGATYYADDDSGSCGTRQSLTVNFDVAPTGRILHRIYCDNANATLQDYINEILVPSIPAGGSVEVYYPAVSPNPPVPITPTDPVAPGSTSLLVTFVDNLGCKSQFENGLTYLVPAPQDPTPASPQEFCANTNPTVGDLDRGTLATNFVWYQSIDIFGNPIPPALSLTTPLVDGNTYYIIIDDVLCDSNPIPVTVNIDIPLDAGTPGSRQFCEDDIPTTAPFNLFDELGGMPDVGGTWASPPSITTTNGHLGTVDISASIAGTYVFTYSLNNAPSACPPSTSTVTITISPRLSPGTPSPTATVLCVSDLSVNFDLTTLLNNDEDPGGQWTRGTLSTDPMVTSPIDLTAFIPGVYNFTYTQNRLTPCPEDSTTVQLEVVANPNAGTALNDSFCENALVANYNLFDALDGSQDNNGGTWTDATNNPVTTPIDITGFTVAGSPYTFNYTIDNGTCSDTEAITITIQQAPESGTPVATFSEFCEGTAPANYDLFDLLDGEDQAGTWYLGPDNLGAVAPNPTDLSSLTPGTYDFTYEVTPLVACSDVLVTVSVTINPLPNTGTPTPATYCENDLATASSLDLFDQLTGESLGGTWTDDDTSNALSGSNVDLTALIIGSFNYTYSITDANGCMNSSTVTITVEDAPESGTPIATLPEFCVVDITTNQAVDLFDLLTGEDPSGTWNDDDASLALSGSSVTIDGLMPGTYNFTYDVTAIGTCDDPNVTVSITINDTLVPTAAATQEFCDTATVADLTATGATIQWYNDATGGTPLAGTTALINGENYFATQTNATTGCESSTRTEVTVTIHQSPSAGALADPAISECNNTTINLFDGLDGSQDSGGTWYEGPNNSGTIVATPTAYDVTGLSANNYQFTYYVTASAPCIDDSITITVTIDEPLSAGTNNTLDACSTDGTTDLFTLLGAADPGGTWSPALTSGTGVFDPSVDPSATYRYTHTNACGTSSSEVVVTVTQAPNAGTDNAALICVIDGPTDLFTFLGGADAVGTWTPALASGTGVFDPLVDAQGVYTYTVTANAPCATDATADITVTVSDITPPVVNNATMEFCLVNNPTVADLDAALTVTGTITWYDDATLTTQLDLTDALVDGEDYHATQRNASGCESSISVQVDVVIHDTPTPTINDLSVEYCINDGPIINDLSLNITEYDSSANNIVWYDAATGGSAISSSTLLNHEATYYAALIDATTGCESSVRLPLTTDLTSCGKLILPDGFSPNGDGTNDTYDFDNLHILYPDFVIEIFNRYGNIVYKGNANTPRFDGTSNQSGTIGNGDLPVGVYYYVFIFNDGENKPEQGRLYLSR from the coding sequence ATGAAACTAGCACTAGTATTTAGAAATGTATTAAAGAATGCTTTCTATGTTTTGATGTTATGTTGTACATCATTATCAGTTTTTGCGCAATGCCCCGATATACCAGTTTCACCCCAAACTGTTTGTGATGCATCTGGACTTACTGTTAATGATTTAAATGTTTATGCAACAAATATAGTTAATGGTATTGCTTGGTATGATGTTCCAACTGGGGGAACCCCTTTAAGTGCAAACCAATTGGTTTTAGATGGGGCAACTTATTATGCCGATGATGATTCTGGTTCTTGTGGCACTAGACAATCTTTAACCGTAAATTTTGATGTAGCTCCTACAGGGCGAATTTTGCACCGTATTTATTGCGACAATGCAAATGCTACTTTACAAGACTATATAAATGAAATTTTAGTTCCAAGTATTCCAGCAGGAGGTTCTGTCGAGGTTTATTATCCAGCAGTATCACCCAACCCGCCAGTTCCAATTACCCCTACAGATCCCGTTGCTCCGGGATCAACAAGTTTACTTGTAACATTTGTAGATAATTTAGGTTGTAAAAGTCAATTTGAAAATGGTTTAACATATTTAGTTCCCGCCCCACAAGATCCAACACCTGCAAGTCCACAAGAATTTTGTGCAAATACAAATCCAACTGTTGGCGATTTAGACAGAGGAACACTAGCGACTAACTTTGTGTGGTACCAAAGTATTGATATTTTTGGAAACCCTATTCCACCAGCATTATCGCTAACGACACCGTTGGTAGATGGAAATACATATTATATTATAATAGACGATGTACTTTGTGATAGTAACCCAATACCCGTAACAGTAAACATTGATATTCCTTTAGATGCAGGAACACCTGGAAGCAGACAGTTTTGTGAAGACGATATTCCTACAACAGCACCCTTTAATTTGTTTGATGAATTAGGAGGAATGCCAGACGTTGGAGGTACTTGGGCATCACCCCCATCTATAACAACAACAAACGGTCATTTAGGAACTGTGGATATCTCTGCGTCAATTGCAGGAACATATGTGTTTACTTATAGTCTTAACAATGCCCCAAGCGCTTGTCCGCCCAGTACTTCAACCGTAACAATTACTATTTCACCAAGATTGTCTCCGGGAACACCATCCCCTACGGCTACGGTATTATGCGTCTCTGATTTATCTGTAAACTTTGACTTAACAACATTACTGAATAATGATGAAGATCCAGGAGGACAATGGACACGTGGTACTTTAAGTACCGATCCTATGGTTACGTCACCAATAGATTTAACCGCTTTCATACCAGGAGTATATAATTTTACCTATACACAAAATCGTTTAACCCCCTGTCCGGAAGATTCTACAACTGTTCAACTTGAAGTAGTTGCCAACCCTAATGCGGGAACAGCTTTAAATGACTCCTTTTGTGAAAACGCTTTAGTAGCAAACTATAACTTATTTGATGCTTTAGATGGCTCGCAGGATAATAATGGTGGTACGTGGACAGATGCCACGAATAATCCAGTTACAACCCCAATAGATATTACAGGTTTTACTGTAGCCGGAAGTCCTTATACATTTAATTATACTATAGATAACGGAACGTGTTCAGACACCGAAGCAATAACAATAACAATTCAACAAGCCCCGGAATCAGGAACACCAGTGGCAACTTTTTCAGAATTCTGTGAAGGAACAGCACCAGCAAATTATGATTTATTTGATTTGTTAGACGGAGAAGATCAAGCAGGAACATGGTATTTGGGACCAGACAACTTAGGAGCCGTAGCTCCAAACCCAACAGATTTGTCTAGCTTAACCCCTGGAACATACGATTTTACCTATGAAGTAACTCCGCTAGTGGCTTGTAGTGATGTATTAGTAACCGTTTCTGTTACAATAAATCCATTACCCAATACAGGTACACCTACACCGGCAACATATTGTGAAAATGATTTAGCCACCGCTTCATCATTAGACCTATTTGATCAACTTACAGGAGAAAGCTTAGGAGGGACATGGACAGATGACGATACTTCAAATGCATTATCAGGAAGCAATGTCGATTTAACTGCCCTAATAATAGGGTCATTTAATTATACTTATAGTATAACAGATGCAAATGGATGTATGAATAGTTCAACAGTAACAATTACAGTTGAAGATGCTCCAGAATCAGGAACACCAATAGCTACTTTACCTGAGTTTTGTGTGGTAGACATTACAACAAACCAAGCAGTAGACTTATTTGATTTACTAACAGGAGAAGACCCATCAGGAACATGGAACGACGATGACGCTAGTTTGGCCTTATCTGGGAGCTCAGTTACAATTGATGGTCTTATGCCCGGAACATATAACTTTACATACGATGTAACTGCAATTGGAACTTGCGACGATCCTAATGTAACAGTATCAATTACAATAAATGATACATTGGTACCAACAGCAGCAGCAACTCAAGAATTCTGTGATACAGCAACAGTTGCAGATTTAACAGCGACAGGAGCAACAATACAATGGTACAATGATGCAACAGGAGGAACACCATTAGCAGGAACAACAGCCTTAATAAACGGAGAAAATTATTTTGCCACACAAACAAATGCAACTACAGGATGTGAATCTTCTACAAGAACAGAAGTAACAGTTACTATACATCAATCACCAAGTGCAGGAGCTTTGGCAGATCCGGCAATTTCAGAATGTAACAATACTACAATAAACCTTTTTGATGGTTTAGATGGTTCGCAAGATAGTGGCGGAACATGGTATGAAGGCCCAAATAATTCAGGAACAATAGTAGCAACCCCAACAGCATACGATGTAACAGGATTAAGCGCCAATAATTACCAATTTACATATTATGTAACTGCTTCCGCACCATGTATAGACGACAGTATAACCATAACGGTAACTATCGATGAACCTTTAAGTGCGGGAACGAATAATACCTTGGATGCTTGTAGTACCGATGGAACTACAGACTTATTTACACTTCTGGGAGCAGCAGACCCAGGAGGAACATGGTCGCCAGCATTAACAAGCGGAACAGGCGTTTTCGATCCATCAGTTGACCCAAGTGCTACCTACAGATACACACACACTAATGCTTGCGGAACTTCAAGTAGCGAAGTTGTAGTTACAGTAACGCAAGCACCAAATGCAGGAACAGATAACGCAGCCTTAATTTGCGTTATCGATGGTCCTACAGATTTATTTACCTTTTTAGGTGGAGCAGATGCTGTAGGGACGTGGACACCGGCATTGGCTAGTGGCACAGGCGTTTTTGATCCTTTAGTAGATGCCCAAGGCGTTTATACCTATACAGTAACAGCAAACGCGCCTTGTGCAACAGATGCTACTGCAGATATAACAGTAACAGTTAGCGATATTACCCCACCGGTTGTAAACAATGCAACCATGGAGTTTTGTTTGGTAAACAATCCAACAGTAGCAGATCTAGATGCGGCTTTAACCGTAACAGGAACTATTACTTGGTATGATGATGCTACCTTAACAACGCAACTAGATCTTACAGATGCATTAGTAGATGGCGAAGATTATCATGCCACCCAAAGAAATGCTTCAGGCTGTGAGTCATCAATAAGCGTACAGGTAGATGTTGTTATTCACGATACGCCAACCCCTACAATAAATGACCTTAGTGTAGAATACTGTATCAACGATGGTCCGATAATTAATGATCTCTCATTAAATATTACAGAATATGACTCATCAGCAAATAATATCGTTTGGTACGATGCGGCAACAGGTGGTTCTGCGATTTCAAGTAGTACACTTTTAAATCACGAAGCAACCTACTATGCAGCATTAATAGATGCAACTACTGGTTGCGAAAGCAGCGTAAGGTTACCATTAACTACAGATTTAACATCATGTGGTAAATTGATACTTCCAGACGGATTTTCACCAAATGGAGACGGTACAAACGATACATACGATTTCGACAATTTACATATTCTGTATCCAGACTTTGTAATAGAGATATTTAACCGATACGGAAACATTGTTTATAAAGGAAATGCTAATACACCAAGATTTGATGGTACATCCAATCAGTCCGGAACCATAGGAAATGGCGATTTACCAGTAGGTGTATATTACTATGTTTTCATTTTTAATGATGGAGAAAACAAACCAGAACAAGGACGCTTATACTTAAGCAGATAA
- a CDS encoding cytochrome c oxidase subunit II → MTALLTIIVLVFISVAIWQMVKIFDLAQATKGENSQVATDKDNTMNAYLMMGFLAFIYIITIVCFIKWGDLPLMSNSASAHGPTIDSLMVISMIIIFIVQTITQFLLHYFAYKYKGEKGKKALFFADNNKLEAIWTIIPVIVLAGLIIYGLNTWINIMGVDESDDPLVVELYAQQFNWKARYAGADNTLGKANVRLIDIDRANILGLDESDPNAQDDVITTELHLPVGKPVLFKMRSQDVLHSAYMPHFRAQMNCVPGMITQFGFTPTVTTADMRETPQMKEKVNRINDIRVENSKPLLAKGEEALEPYTFDYLLICNKICGKSHYNMQMKIVVETQEEYDAWIKEQKAFKNSLIN, encoded by the coding sequence ATGACTGCTTTATTAACAATTATAGTTTTAGTATTTATTTCAGTAGCCATTTGGCAAATGGTAAAGATTTTCGATTTGGCACAAGCTACCAAAGGCGAGAATAGTCAAGTTGCTACCGATAAGGATAACACAATGAATGCATATTTAATGATGGGTTTTTTAGCCTTCATTTATATCATAACCATAGTGTGCTTTATAAAATGGGGTGATTTACCATTAATGTCAAATTCAGCTTCGGCACACGGTCCTACTATCGATAGTTTGATGGTTATCTCTATGATAATTATCTTCATAGTACAAACCATTACACAATTCTTATTACACTACTTTGCTTATAAGTACAAGGGTGAAAAAGGAAAGAAAGCATTATTCTTTGCAGACAATAATAAGCTAGAAGCTATTTGGACAATCATTCCAGTAATCGTTTTAGCAGGTTTGATTATTTACGGATTAAACACTTGGATTAACATAATGGGTGTTGATGAAAGTGACGATCCGCTAGTAGTTGAGTTATATGCGCAGCAGTTTAACTGGAAAGCCAGATACGCTGGAGCAGATAATACTTTAGGAAAAGCTAATGTACGTTTAATAGATATAGATCGTGCTAACATCTTAGGTTTAGATGAATCTGATCCTAATGCACAAGACGATGTAATAACTACAGAGCTACACTTACCAGTTGGAAAACCGGTATTATTCAAGATGCGTTCGCAAGATGTATTGCACTCAGCTTATATGCCTCATTTTAGAGCGCAAATGAACTGTGTACCGGGTATGATTACCCAATTTGGTTTCACGCCAACAGTTACAACTGCAGATATGAGGGAAACACCTCAAATGAAAGAGAAGGTTAATAGAATTAATGATATTAGAGTAGAAAATAGTAAACCACTATTAGCAAAAGGAGAAGAAGCTTTAGAGCCTTACACATTTGATTACTTGTTAATATGTAACAAAATTTGTGGAAAGTCTCATTACAACATGCAAATGAAAATAGTTGTAGAAACTCAAGAAGAATATGATGCTTGGATTAAAGAGCAGAAAGCATTCAAAAACTCTCTAATTAACTAA
- a CDS encoding cytochrome c oxidase subunit I yields MSAHADTHAHDDHGHHHKETFVTKYIFSQDHKMIAKQYLVTGTIMGVIGVLMSMMFRMQIAWPEEPNVLFEALLGKWAPDGVMDADIYLALVTIHGTIMVFFVLTAGLSGTFSNLLIPLQIGARDMASGFLNMVSYWLFFLSSVIMVISLFVEAGPAAAGWTIYPPLSALPMAQGGSGMGMTLWLVSMAIFIASSLLGSLNYIVTVINLRTKGMSMTRLPLTIWAFFVTAIIGVVSFPVLLSAALLLIMDRSFGTSFFLSDIFIQGEVLHYQGGSPVLFEHLFWFLGHPEVYIVILPAMGLVSEIMASNSRKPIFGYRAMIASILAIAFLSTIVWGHHMFVSGMNPFLGSVFTFTTLLIAIPSAVKAFNWITTLWKGNLQMNPAMLFSIGFVSTFITGGLTGIILGDSALDINVHDTYFVVAHFHLVMGISALYGMFAGIYHWYPKMYGRMLNKNLGYIHFWITAVCAYGVFFPMHFIGMAGLPRRYYTNSNFPLFDDLANVNVIITIFALIGGVVQIVYLYNFFASIFFGKKATKNPWKSTTLEWTAPVEHMHGNWPGEIPHVYRWAYDYSKPGHDADFVPQNIPLKEGEEELQH; encoded by the coding sequence ATGTCAGCACACGCAGATACTCACGCACACGACGACCACGGACATCATCATAAAGAAACGTTTGTAACTAAATATATATTTAGTCAAGACCATAAAATGATTGCCAAGCAGTACCTTGTTACCGGTACAATAATGGGAGTTATAGGTGTTTTAATGTCTATGATGTTTCGTATGCAAATCGCATGGCCAGAAGAACCTAATGTATTGTTTGAAGCATTACTAGGTAAATGGGCGCCAGACGGTGTTATGGATGCAGATATATATTTAGCATTAGTAACCATTCATGGTACCATTATGGTATTCTTTGTACTAACAGCTGGTTTAAGTGGTACGTTTAGTAACTTATTAATACCGTTACAAATTGGAGCGCGTGATATGGCTTCAGGCTTTTTAAATATGGTATCGTACTGGTTATTCTTTTTATCGAGTGTAATCATGGTAATATCCCTATTTGTTGAAGCTGGACCAGCGGCAGCAGGTTGGACAATCTATCCACCGTTAAGTGCTTTACCAATGGCTCAAGGAGGTTCAGGTATGGGTATGACGTTATGGTTAGTTTCTATGGCCATATTCATCGCATCATCATTACTAGGATCGCTTAACTATATTGTTACGGTAATTAACTTACGTACAAAAGGAATGTCTATGACAAGACTTCCATTAACAATCTGGGCATTTTTTGTTACAGCTATAATTGGTGTGGTTTCATTCCCAGTATTATTATCAGCAGCCTTATTATTAATAATGGATAGAAGTTTTGGAACATCATTCTTCTTATCAGATATATTCATTCAAGGCGAAGTATTGCATTATCAAGGAGGTTCTCCGGTTCTATTCGAACACTTATTCTGGTTCTTAGGACACCCGGAAGTATATATTGTAATACTACCAGCAATGGGACTCGTTTCAGAGATTATGGCATCCAACTCGCGTAAACCAATTTTCGGTTACCGTGCGATGATTGCATCTATTCTAGCGATTGCATTTTTATCAACAATCGTTTGGGGTCACCACATGTTCGTATCAGGAATGAACCCATTCTTAGGATCTGTATTTACATTTACAACATTATTAATTGCAATACCATCAGCAGTAAAAGCATTTAACTGGATAACAACACTCTGGAAGGGTAACTTACAGATGAATCCAGCCATGCTATTCTCAATTGGTTTTGTATCAACATTTATAACAGGAGGTTTAACAGGAATTATTTTAGGAGATAGTGCCTTAGATATTAATGTACACGATACTTACTTTGTAGTGGCTCACTTCCACTTGGTAATGGGTATATCTGCATTATATGGTATGTTTGCAGGAATCTACCACTGGTATCCTAAAATGTACGGACGTATGCTAAATAAGAATTTAGGTTACATCCATTTCTGGATTACTGCAGTATGTGCTTATGGTGTATTCTTCCCAATGCACTTTATTGGTATGGCAGGACTACCACGTCGTTATTATACCAATAGTAACTTCCCATTATTTGATGATTTAGCTAACGTAAATGTTATCATTACCATATTTGCCTTAATAGGAGGTGTTGTACAAATCGTTTATTTATACAACTTCTTTGCTAGTATTTTCTTTGGAAAGAAAGCAACGAAAAACCCATGGAAATCTACAACATTAGAGTGGACAGCTCCAGTAGAGCATATGCATGGAAATTGGCCAGGTGAAATTCCACACGTGTATCGTTGGGCTTACGATTATAGTAAACCAGGACATGATGCCGATTTTGTGCCTCAAAATATCCCTTTAAAAGAAGGAGAAGAAGAATTACAGCACTAG
- a CDS encoding c-type cytochrome, which translates to MKSLIKILVVAVVLVAVSCKNDTAPNYQFMPNMYESAGYETYGEAAFPNGVEAQVPVKGTVARGHIPFDIENSTAGYELAKTTLVSPLDSTQVDLERGKALYDIYCGICHGNKGKGQGKLVKREKILGIPSYDDAGRAITAGSIYHTIYYGKNAMGSYANQLKEEERWQVVSYVLKLKADLEK; encoded by the coding sequence ATGAAAAGCTTAATTAAAATATTAGTAGTAGCAGTGGTTTTAGTAGCCGTATCATGTAAAAACGATACTGCACCAAACTATCAATTCATGCCTAATATGTATGAATCTGCAGGATATGAAACTTATGGTGAAGCTGCGTTTCCTAATGGTGTAGAAGCACAGGTGCCAGTAAAAGGAACTGTTGCTAGAGGACACATTCCATTCGATATAGAAAATTCAACAGCAGGTTACGAGTTAGCTAAAACAACATTGGTAAGCCCTTTGGATTCTACTCAAGTAGATTTAGAAAGAGGAAAAGCATTATACGACATTTACTGCGGCATTTGTCATGGTAATAAAGGTAAAGGACAAGGGAAACTTGTAAAGCGAGAAAAAATACTTGGTATCCCAAGTTACGACGATGCAGGTAGAGCAATTACTGCTGGTAGTATTTACCATACCATTTATTATGGTAAAAATGCAATGGGTTCTTATGCAAACCAATTGAAAGAAGAAGAACGTTGGCAGGTAGTATCCTACGTGTTGAAGTTAAAAGCAGATTTAGAAAAGTAA
- a CDS encoding quinol:cytochrome C oxidoreductase: protein MYTFSNKLKTFSIVLMVLGLLGVGYGFITSHKSFEEVEHLLEVEEAHHGGHGDVAGHATATAGHATDSHGEKAHGDAGHQGEDAHKEHVEHVMHQIHNRPWSALYVAAFFFMMIALGILAFYAIQIASQAGWSPVLFRVMEGMTAYLLPGALIVLAIAIFAGDHLFVWMNPDMVNPESEHFDKLVAGKSGWLNKTGFIIRGLIFIAGWSLYRHFSRKFSIAQDTAEDKSNFKKSFRIAAGFLVFFIYTESMMSWDWIMSVDPHWFSTLFGWYVFASMFVSGITVLSLITLYLKSKGQLEFVNENHLHDVAKYMFAFSIFWTYLWFSQFMLIWYSNIPEEVTYFVTRFSDYKLPFLGMVVMNFVFPILMLMNADYKRIPWFVVMAGLVILAGHYIDIFNMIMPATVGDRWFIGIPEISSILLFAGLFIFIVFTALTKAPLLVKGYPFRKESEEFHY, encoded by the coding sequence ATGTATACATTTTCAAATAAATTAAAGACATTTTCAATCGTCCTAATGGTTTTAGGATTACTAGGTGTTGGATATGGTTTTATAACATCTCATAAATCTTTTGAAGAAGTTGAGCACTTACTTGAAGTTGAAGAGGCTCATCATGGTGGTCATGGAGATGTGGCAGGACATGCTACAGCAACAGCTGGTCATGCAACCGATTCACACGGCGAGAAAGCTCATGGAGATGCAGGTCATCAAGGGGAAGATGCACATAAAGAACATGTAGAACATGTCATGCATCAAATACATAACAGACCATGGTCTGCTTTATACGTAGCTGCCTTTTTCTTTATGATGATTGCTTTAGGAATATTGGCATTTTATGCCATACAAATTGCATCACAGGCAGGATGGTCTCCGGTATTATTTAGAGTCATGGAAGGTATGACGGCGTATTTACTACCTGGAGCTTTAATCGTATTAGCTATAGCTATATTTGCTGGCGATCATTTATTCGTATGGATGAACCCAGATATGGTAAATCCAGAAAGCGAGCACTTCGATAAATTAGTTGCAGGTAAATCTGGTTGGTTAAACAAAACAGGATTTATTATTCGTGGTTTAATTTTTATAGCAGGATGGAGTTTATACCGTCACTTTTCACGTAAATTTTCAATTGCACAAGATACAGCCGAAGATAAAAGCAACTTTAAAAAGTCATTCCGTATAGCAGCAGGATTTTTAGTATTCTTTATATATACAGAATCTATGATGTCTTGGGACTGGATTATGAGTGTAGATCCACACTGGTTCTCTACCTTATTTGGATGGTATGTGTTTGCAAGTATGTTTGTAAGTGGAATAACAGTATTATCTTTAATCACATTATACTTAAAGTCTAAAGGACAGTTGGAATTTGTAAACGAAAACCATTTACATGATGTTGCTAAGTACATGTTTGCATTTAGTATCTTCTGGACGTATTTATGGTTCTCTCAATTCATGCTTATCTGGTACTCTAACATACCAGAAGAGGTAACTTATTTCGTAACTCGTTTTAGCGATTACAAATTACCATTCTTAGGTATGGTAGTTATGAACTTTGTATTCCCAATACTTATGTTAATGAATGCCGATTACAAACGTATTCCTTGGTTTGTTGTTATGGCAGGGTTGGTAATATTAGCAGGTCATTATATTGATATTTTCAATATGATTATGCCAGCTACAGTTGGAGACAGATGGTTTATAGGAATTCCAGAAATAAGCTCAATATTACTATTTGCTGGATTATTCATATTTATAGTATTTACCGCTTTAACAAAAGCACCATTGCTAGTAAAAGGATATCCTTTTAGAAAAGAAAGTGAAGAATTTCATTATTAA
- a CDS encoding DUF3341 domain-containing protein, which translates to MEASKVIHAIYTDDDVLMSAVKKVKAEKHHIEEIYTPFPVHGLDKAMGLAPTRIAITAFMYGLVGLTVAITMMNFIMIEDWPQNIGGKPSFSYLENMPAFVPIMFELTVFFAAHLMVITFYLRSRMWPFKEAENPDPRTTDDHFLMEIAVHGNEKELESLLAETGAVEVNLVDKEAH; encoded by the coding sequence ATGGAAGCTTCAAAAGTTATTCACGCTATTTATACGGATGATGATGTATTAATGTCGGCTGTTAAGAAAGTTAAGGCAGAAAAACATCATATCGAAGAGATATATACACCATTTCCGGTTCACGGACTAGACAAAGCTATGGGCTTGGCACCAACACGTATCGCTATTACAGCATTTATGTACGGTTTGGTTGGTTTAACAGTAGCTATCACGATGATGAATTTCATTATGATAGAAGATTGGCCTCAAAATATTGGAGGTAAACCAAGTTTTAGTTATCTAGAAAACATGCCAGCATTTGTACCAATTATGTTTGAGTTAACGGTATTTTTTGCGGCGCATTTAATGGTAATAACATTTTACTTACGTAGTAGAATGTGGCCATTTAAAGAGGCTGAAAATCCTGATCCTAGAACTACAGATGATCATTTCTTAATGGAAATAGCAGTTCATGGAAATGAAAAAGAACTAGAAAGTTTACTTGCAGAAACAGGAGCCGTTGAAGTTAATTTAGTCGATAAAGAAGCGCATTAA